The genome window acatagtagattagTTTTAGAAGTCAGAAAGTATCCACAAAGACTGGCATATAGGACCACCATTTGAAAATTAAGTTTGAACGCGACGCATAATTTAAACATTATGATTAAAACACCCTAAGCGGATGAAGTCCACTGCACCATTCCTTCTCCCACTCAATGATACAGTTAGGAATAGAActtatatatttatttcaatcATTACGTCAGTTTTCCACACTCAGATTTACAACAAAAATAAAGacattttctttgcttttaatCTAAAGTAGAAAGTTTAGAATGCTTTAAACTGCCTTCCATACAATGGAAAACTACACTGAATGCTCTCTTGTACTTTTTTGTTGAAACAAGTCTTTGGGTGTCTTGAAAGAAGATGCATTGACTTGTTGCTAGAGACGCATTAGGAAGCACTTCATTGCTACATAGTGTTTGGTAAAAGAAAGAAGAATGAAATAATTCCTTCCTGCTTTTGGAGATTGGGTTGATCttcattacaggttttcaagtATATTAAGGTTGTTCCATTGTAGTCTGATCCTTGGCTGTTCGAACAAGCTCTATAAGAGCTGAAAAGCTTTTTATGTTGCTTGTCTGTAAACCCATTTTTTGCATCTAAAAAAAGACAGAAGAAAGGGTTACACTGTTTTGTAACATTTTTATAGGATAAGGTAGACACCTTATTTGTTTCCTTCATTTTACtgtaaaaatctaaaaaaaataaCACGTTTAGTTGTGTGCTATCACAGAAGTCCATTACTACACACATTGCTTTCTAGAAAGCGAGGACTATCCAGCTATTGTTATTGATCACTATAAAGTTTATCTAGCAAACTTACCACTTACGCAAATTAGCTGAGTACATATTTGACAAGTGTGCCTTGTATACAAAACTATTACTTAAATAAACTGCTTAAGTAATTCTAAAATGTTTCTTTTGTTCAACTGTAACAATGGATACATTTCTAATTTATCTTCTCAGTGATTATAGAGGATCTGATCTAAAACATGTTCTGTGTGCATGTACTGAACACTAAATTGAATTCAGCTTGTGCTGAGAGGCAGAGCAAACATGGATAATTACGCAGTTATGATATTTGCTACTTATTTTAACAAGGGGCTCCCACAAAGTCTTCACAGGTGAGCATGTGTTTAAACGAAGGCTGAGTGACTAGAAGATTAATTTATCACCACACTCAAATGCTCTCTCACAACCATAGccaagggaaaaaaacaacattATTTGGTAACTAGTGTTATGAAGCTGCACCTAATTGAACATATTTATGTTTTGCTTCTGAAAAATATAGAAGTACATCCACAGCTCGGCATGAATATTCAGTTTGTGTAATCTGAAGCGAGGAGCTTGCACACACCCACACAGTACTTTGAGGAAACCTAGTTTATTCATTGAACCCCTTAAAGCATGCAAATAAATATCACAGACTAAAAAGACAGTCATTGCAGGGAAGTGACAAGAGAAAAGAGTCAAGAGGATGCGGGAAAAAAGGgttacaaatataaaaataagaaaaagctTAGTGATACTGAACATCTTGTgcattttttctgtatttttgtgTGTTCAGGTATTTTATATTTAGCATTAAACATTGTGTAATAGTTATTGCTTTGTTGGAAATCTTCACAGCCCTTCAAAAACATTAGCTATTCctcgggctcgtctacattggccccgtttccgaaaggggcatgttaatttcacagatcgtaatagggaaatctgcgggggatttaaatatcccccgcggcatttaaataaaaatgtccgccgcttttttccggcttttagaaaagccggaaaagagcgtctacactggccccgatcctccggaaaacgcgcccttttccggaggatcttattcctactttgaaggaggatcggggccagtgtagacgctcttttccggcttttctaaaagcggcggacatttttatttaaatgccgcgggggatatttaaatcccccgcggatttccctattacgatctctgaaattaacaaagGCAGATGGTGTTAAATATTCAAGGCCACAAGAGGTGCTGGGTCAGAGCCACAACTAGAATGAAGGAAATCCTTGTTCTGGCTCCATACTCTGAACATACAAGAGGTTTATTTTCTCTGCTGATGCTTCTCTCTCTCAGAAAACACAGAAGAAAATTACAGTAAGAATTTGAATTGTGAAGGAAGAAATACAAGACATTGTCCCAATCTGTATAATTACATAAAGTATAATATGTTAATTTTAAATTGTTATTGGTGTAGCTGAGAATTATTTTATGCTTAGATAAACTTTAATAGAAGACAGACTAACAGACATTTTCATGCAACTTTTTCTAGTAGACCTGATCAAAACTGTAAACAACTAAGATATGTCCACAATAAATAGTTGGTGACAAACGTTTATTAAACAGACTTTTCTCTTCTAACTTACCTGGTCTCCGAAGTACTCAACATCCAGAGCCAACTGTAGTCTGATTTTGTTATCATCACTCATACCCCCATTTGAACTAATATGGTTTGGAATTACAGTTTTTCTGGCCTGTTTCAGTCTTTTCAGGCTCTCTTCCATTTTCTTTACAGAGCTCAAAACATCTGATACAGTTTCATAATACCTGAGTGAAGAGAAAGCAACGAAGAGGAGAGTTAAGTTCCTACGTAAATGGGGATTTCAGTCAATATGCCTTTTtatctccctccatcccccaaaATGCAAACCAGTATGATAGTCTCCTAAAGAAAGAGATGCTCATCAGTAGGTTTATAGAGGCAGATTTGGAGAAAAGTGCTCATAGTTAAAAAGCACTCTTTAGCATCCAGCAGTCTTTACCCACTCACCCACAGAATAAGCGTAATGTCTAGATTCCAAACACTATGAAGTGTCCGATAATTGAACATCTTCTCATTTTCAATTATGAGTAATTACTGAAACAATAAAAATACTTAACTCCTAAACAGAGCACCTGATTTATAGATctcaaaggctttttaaaaagatgtgtAACTCATTACATACATTTAGGGAAAAAATATAGCAGAGATTAAGTGTtttacccaaggtcacacagtttGCCTATAGCACAACTGTGAACAGAACTAAGATGCCCTGACTCCCAGACCTGCAAGTGGCATACACAATATATTTCTGCTTTGCTTTGGTAAATAACAAGAAACTGACCCGTGAATTAAAGTAACAATTTTGGCAAACACTGAGATTGTTCTCCGTATAGTTCTACTGCGTTTTCACTTACTTCTGTGTGCTTTCAGATAGGGCACTTTCCAACCACTGATTAATCCTGGATTGCTTCAGTATATCCTTGTACTCATTCTGCAGTCGGTAGAAAGGTTTAAGAGCACTGTCAACATAAGGCGATGCTTTAGTTGGCACCTCCTGGTAAAGCATGTGGGAAACAAGGTGGAGAACAGAGCAGATAAATGTCTTATTTAAGAATTTCAACGTCACTTATACTACACATATGAGACGCAGAGCATATTCACTGGCAAAAATGATGTTAATGATGCTTGGGCATATGTCATCCTCTTGCAGGGTGCCATTTTGACACAAACTTCTGACAATCAGCTTTAGGAGAACAGAAGGAAGGTGGCATGGGCAatctttccctcccttctcctttaATGCTATTAGACAAAATCCTGTGGGTGAGCATGAATAGCTGGTAAAAGGGAGATGAAGATTATGTACATTTCATCAACTGTGGGTTGGACAAAATAAATGGTGCATGTGGTAATGGGAAGTACTGGGGCATTGCTGAAAGAGGGTAGACTTAAGAATGCATGAACAACCTTAACTCTCCATTTCCTGATTTTCAGAGTTCTGCAAGGGAATGACATATCATCAAGCAGCCCTCATTCTGTCTTGATGGAGTTTTGCCATATATCCTGGTTTTGTGAGCAGGAAAAGATTTAACTGGCAGGAGTCAGGAGTCACTTTAGCAGCAGTATGTATATCCTGCAATTTGCATGCTGAGGCAAAAATCAGTCTGTAGTCAAAAATCCCTAATGCCATGGGATTTCACAGATATCTGATAAAAGCACAGTACTGGTGAGACTCAGGAAATTTGGTTCCATTCCAGGCTCTGGAGGGGAGTCTGCCCCATGCCCGCAACCTGTTCATGTCCTGTAccttccttaccccaagctcctcaTCCTAGTCCTATCCTGCTTGACCAGCCAATACTTATATAGCCCCACTACCATAGCATGCAAGTGCTAAAGAGCATGCAGACTCTttagtttcagagaggtagccgtgtttgtTATTTTCGCTGAAACAGACTAAGATTACAGTGGCACAGAggagctcacaaaagcttatgctctaataccctaatgaatgtgttagtctttaaagtgccactggacccTCTTCTGTGAACTTATTCTCATACCACATCTCTGAGGTAGACAAGCCCCCATTTTTCAGAAAGGCAACTGAAACAGACAATGTTTTTTCTAAGGTCACACGGGTTCATTTCCCTGCTCTGACACAGAATTCCTATGTCTCTTGACTCTCTAGCAAACCGACTatataaaaatagatttaaaatagTGTAATTGATTCCAAAGGCATTCAGGCTAATTCATTCAAAGTTGAGAAATCAACTGAGAGTTgaaaaccaggaaaacttctctctccctttcagtCTATGAATAaaagcaaggagggagggaaggagatctACTAGCTTCGAAACTCTGAAGGACAATTAAAAGTAAGTCAGGAGACTGTTGCAATTTCAAGAAATTTTAGTGAACTGGAACTTATGCGCCAGTCATTTTTACTTAGGTATGTTTAAATTTTTTCCCATGCTGACCTGAAATAATCAATTTAATTCACCAGTTATTGTGATCCCCTCTATTTAATCATATACATTTAGCTGTACATAAAATGTTTTAAGTTCATGTATCCAAAACATTTTACGTAGACATTTCAATACAAATAAATTGTATATGCTGTTGTATGTTTAATTCAATTCCAGTTAGCATCCTAACACAACTTGACAGAAATATGCAAAAACTGAATTATCTAGAAAATAAGCAGTATGATTgtccatttttgaacacagtaAAAAtgtataatgaaaaaaaatctgaaaacaatAAGCTATAGAAATGCTCATAAAATGTATATAGTTATAGAGTACGACCTTAGGTAGCAAAAACATGTACCAAGTCTAGAGAAGGCTCTATTGAGTAGTAAATGcacatgttttaatggttatgTCAACCAATGAGATTACATCTTTCTTTAGAAAAGAACTGAAGTACAAATAGAAAAAGCTGATTTAAATTGAGGCTCTCCACTTGATGAatcaaataataatttaaatggcTGATTTAAAATGTCTTGATTAATTGTTAAACgcaagcctcccccacccccgtgttgctgcctctgtatccgaggcagcagcacagcaggggggctcaggcgggAGCCACCTGCCTCCTCACACTGCTGCCCAGCGGCACAGGGAAGCAAGCATGAGTCGGTACACAcaaggagccagctttcaagccagctctccacacatTCCGACTCCCATGGAACCGCTTCCCTCCTTGCATGCAAACATGTAACCAcagaaaatttcagtggttacacattaaCAAAAAAATTCCTGCTTTTTATCACCACTAATTAACaagtttttgaaaaacaaaatagcTGGTAGCCATTGGAAAACACTACTTCAAGTGATTGACTGTTGCCTAAACGGCAACATCCCCTCCAGTTAACAGTAACTTCCCCCCACCCAAAAGAAAAATTCATGAAATAAACGGGCTTGACAGCATCAATGACTAAAGTGTTCTATTTGTCCACAGAACAAGTAAAAGCATTGGCTAGGTATTATGAGGAAACTGCTGCTGCTAATGTGCTTACAACTCAAACTTAAGAGGAGATGGATGTGGGGACTGGAGAAAAGGACCAAATCTAAGGATGAGAGGGCAGGTCAGTTTCCAAGCCATTTACAACCTGCTCAGAAGGGTGCCAACAGTTGCAGTGGTGTCATGCCTCCAGGGCACTTGACACTTGAAACCCACTATTCTCTAGGCCAACTAGTGGTGACAGCATGTTCTGGCAACTATTGTCACACTTCAAGAGCCAAGTTGCTATTTTACTTAAAGACTATATTAAAAGTTCTTTTGAGTGTGGCAAGAATAAAATGGCGGAGGAATTAAACAGTTACAAAGTAGGTGTGGAGGAATGTTTGCAAGGTAGGTGTGGTAGAAACCTTTAATATATCAGATGGTTGTATTTTACAGCctaagcctttaaaaaaaaaaactttttttcccaCACGAGATCAGCACTGACCTTATTGGTTCTTCTATAGTGTCTTGGTACTTCTAGTGCACTTTTCAGGTAACTGAAGCAGGACTCACTCAAATCCTGAACAACCTTATTATTCAAAGTGGGCATGGAAGCTGATAAAGAAGCCCGAGAGTCTTCCAAGGCTCCTGTTGAATTACAAACGTTGAAGTTTAAACTAAGCTACCTTGCCAAGGCTCCAACGTAAGCAAACGTACactgccctccccatccccattcgGTACGTATCCCAGAACAAGATGTCCTGTAACACAGACATTTCTGATATTAGTTCTGCAATCAAACCCTATATTTAACATTACACAACTTTGGAGATATCTACTAAAAGTTCAATtcacagacagaaaaaaaaagggcGTGGGGGAGACATTCATCAGATGAGTTGTTTTCTACTGTTGGTAATAGAGATGAGGCAGTCATAAAGTTCAGATTCAGACATACACTCTCCCAAAGTTCAGTAGAATTTTTTCCAGATCTGAAGCTCCCATTCACGACTATTTCTAATTACTGTTCTTGGACTAGAATTGGCAAAGGAGTAAATagcttttttgtttaaattcGTACTTCTAAATATTACAAAAGGTATTGATGTACATAATGTTTTCCCTTTGTTTTCCAAAATGTCTAAAATCAAACTCACAACTTTACCTGAAATACAGGATACATTCTTGAAGCCAATCATTTCAAGTTTTGGTCTGATAATTTCCAAGAGTTCAGGAAGCTGAACAAAAACAAATATGCATACATCCATTGTTATGAAACATATTTATGTTTGTATTTTCAAGGTCTGAAAACTCCCCATGAACTAAAAGAAGACACTGTGTTATGCTTAAATATTGTGTATGTTTTTACTGACTATTAGACAGGAATCAACAAGACGAGACAAATGATATACACAAGATTATGGCATTTAGCACTTGGTGCCTCTCTGCCATGGCCTTTAAGGCCAAACATTTAGAATTAATGAAATACAGTATTACTGAAATAAGAGACTTGCTCCTTCAAAGGTTTTAAGAAATTCAGTTTAATCAAAAGCACAGGAATCCCTCCATGTAGATCTGTACAACACAAACCATCTGTGAGATTTATATTTATGCTTTATATGCAGTTATCCATAAAAACGTGTTAAGGCTCAAAGGTTAAacagtaaatatttatttaaactgaaatagcTCAAAACATGGAGCCTATTTGTACTGTGCCCCTGGATGCAAGATTTTTCCTGTTCATCTTTCACACAGGGAGAGGTGCAAGACAGGGCAGGGCTAGTTGGTGCcaaaagcaaatggaaaaaaCCTGGTTTCAGGAGCCATGCAAGAACTGctgaaaaattaattttattgGAAAACTGGACTCCTTCATTACTTGTAGTAGTATCTCTATAACCAGCCATATTTGAATAAAAGCAAAACCACCTTCCTAAGCTTTGTTGCTTATGACTATGCTAGTTTCAGCACTGGTAAATATTTAAGATGTGAGCAATATACCAAACAGAATTGACACATGATCAATTAAAATGTTCAGTAGCCTATACCAACCTGCTCCTGAAGTCTGTCCAGATCTGCAGCAACATACACCAACTGAGTATTGGATATAGAAGGTAAACACTGTGTTTCTGGAGAAGTGCCATTTCCCTGGTCTTCACTGAGGCTTGGGTTTCCAGAGGGTTCCTTACTACTAGCTGCCACAGCTTTTTTGTTGTCCTTTGTACTTTCATTGGAAATAGGCCTGAGCAAAAGCTACAGTAGCCAAGTGAGACATTAACATCAGTCTTTTACATAGTTTTAGATAGATAGTTACAGCTGAGCTCACAATTGCAGCATATAAAGACTTCCATAATATTTTTCTCAATACAGTGCAACATTTGCAGAACTTATAAGCATCTAAGTATCTCTTCCACCCTGTTGATTTTTCCATATTAATAAAATGCCTCAGAATATCCAACATTGTTCAGCATCACCTCAGAACCCAAATGTATCTTTAAAGAGATCTATGCAATAGAATCCGTTCTTTGGGTCAGAGTCTACCAAATGTCGTGATGACAGTCAAACCACAGTGGTTTAGATTGCTGAGACTGGGAGAAGGATAAAAGCTGAAAATCTGACTATGATTTTTCATTTCATAAAGGATGTTGCAATTTATTTTCACACTCCTAATAATATTATTCCTGTGAACATTAAGGGTTGCACTGGCTGATGTCCCCAACCATGTCGCTGCCATTTTTCAGTTGCAACATGGAAATGAAGCATAAGTAGCAGCCCCATTATAATGAACTGAGAGCAGACGACTCTGAGAGCAAGTTGtccattgaatttttttttacatcagtaaTGTTTCAAAATAGTTCCTAACAGTGACTAGGTATGTTCGAGTGTAGCCATTTAAATGAGTGACCAAATGGTTACACAATGCTGCAGCATCTGTATCAGTGATGGCAGCAGGTGAAAGCTAgttgctgccctgctctgcaagTGCATGTAACTGCTCAAATTTTTCAATGGTTACACAGTTAGCCAattacctgcattttaacatccctaacagtaACCattaacattttgtttcaatattttttaGTTTTAAGGCACtatttaaacagcactttaatCTAAAAGATACTAAAATATTGTAAGTCATAGATTTCAACTGAACACTTCATTTGATGTGTATATGTCAGGAATAAGTATATGATTATCTTACCTCGTTAATGAACACAGAGTAACGTGCTAAAATCTGCAGTGTAAATTTCCATAGGCGATGAGCTAATAATGGTAAAAACATCTGATCTGACCAACACTTCAGAAGACTCACCCATACCACATGAGTGGCCAAAAGGCAATATGAGCTTCCAGCtaaaaaaaataattaggggATAATAGTTATATTGATAATCATGATTCAAgatcttatttttaaaatcttatttttcaTAGGTTATGATTCTGTGCTTTGATTACTACTTTTTAAATGAACATACTTTCAACTTCAAAACATCACTGTTGGGAATAATGTTAATCACAAAGACTAAACAATTTTGGTAAATTAAGACACATTTTTAATATCAGACCTACTTTCCCCTGGATCTCAAGTGCCCATTAGCAGTGCACAAATGTACAACAAAAAGGTGACAAAGAATCTTGCCCATAGTTCAAGTATATTGTCTCCATATTTACTGACTAGTCACCTGATAGGATAACATTTTCAGAACTGGTTTTAGTTATCTTAGCAGGTTTCACAAGGTGCATTAAAAAGTTACTGGGTTGACTGAGTGCATATAAGTTACATGTCAGAACAGCAACTGTTCTATGTAATGCTAACACAATGCAATAAACAGTAGCTGTTACCACTGTTTGGTAGTAAAGGAGTGTGAGAAACTAAGCGTAAGGTATATACAGATTGAGGGTTAAGTATTATTCATTTGCAAACGACATAACTCTATTGCCAAAACtgctttaaaagtatttgtttaATAACAGAGGTCACTTATTGAACTTTGGGTGATTTTCTTTCTAAGGCTAATGCATCAGTTCTAGAAACAAAGGCAATGTACCTCATCTCTAACCTTCCTGTTCAGTTTTCTCATAATCTTTAGCCCTGTGCTTTGCAAGTTTGTTTTATACAGATTGTAGAGATATagtctattaaaaaaaatcaaacagttgCATTGCctttaatgctttttaaaaaggcatttctcttttctttcctggCTCTCTTTCCACAGCATCGGtccttttcctccatttccatttAACATGTTCAGTCTCTTAATGGACTCAATAGATTATAAAATTCAATGCTCGAAACTCCTAATTCACTTAATATATATGAATTCATTCCTACTGCCTAATTTCTGGCCAGTGTAGCACACAAATGACTCATAAAGATGATGCCAATATTGCTGAGAGTAATATGTGCAATTGCTTCTTAGAAAAGGACATTTCTTCCTCTCCTATTCAGAATGGTACAGTTATGAAAGCAAGATGTTTGTTCCAATAGCATAGCTTAATTTTTAATTGCATCTTCTGGAGACCTACAGTAATTTAGATACCACGTTGCATTTGTATAAACCAGATACCATTATTTGTATTAATGAATTGATCTAGCCCTATTAATTAGCTTACTAGTCAaaagactgtcatgattttaagATCTACAGTTTTGTGTGACTGATTACTCTAACAGACAAATCACCACCACTACCTGGAAATGgttttatttacaaataaaaacaaGTTTTAGTAAATAAAGTTACCTGGTGCCTCTTCTAGGCTATCTGAAAGTGCAGCTTCTAAGGCTCCTCCTACCTCTCTAAATCtgacaaacaaaaatattgtaCAGTATTACAAATCATAAATTATTTAAACTGGCATTTAAATATGCCTGGTACTCTCAGTGGTATAACAAAAGAaggtatgtttgtttgtttgtcttgtgagatttttttttatttttacttagtTTTATCCCTAACCGGAAagtatttaaaagagaaaaaaattgtaattttCTAAGCAGTAATGAAATGGAACAAGTAGGAAACAGATTAAAGTTATATTCTTAACATCCTACAAAAAGTAACAAGTTTGAGGACTGTCTATAGCTTTAGTAAGAAACCCTAACTTGTTTAATTTGCTTGTTttcacattggaaaaaagtcAACACATTGTCTCACTTTCTTATATTTGCTTTAGTTAACCTTCAGTTAGGTCACATGATCATGGTGCCTGTAGCTTTTTGTGTGTTCACTTAATGAACAATGAGCGGCACAAGGTTCTGCAAACATTTCTGTACCTAATAAAAATCAATAGTTCCTCCCAGGATGCCTtgacctcatttaaaaaaaaaaaaaaacactttgtggGTTATAAAAGCAAAACACAGTACTGAAAACTTCCAACTCTCTCATATGTATCGACATATATTACCTAAATAAAGTACACAGCCTAAAGATACTTATTTGTGTAATACGCTACTAGACAGAACCTGCATTATAATTTTCAGGAGAGTGCTGGCTAAACAGaataaatagcaaaatatttttaaattgtccTGAAGCCAAGCTGTTATTTTAGTTTTGCTCATAAGAGAATTATTTTTTTTGTTGGCGATTTCCCTTCTTTTAGCAGCTGTTGCATCACAGCCATTTCCAAAAACATTTCACAACATTCTATAATTTGCCAACTATATGATTTCTTTTACCATCTTCTCTGAAACATCTTCTATTGTCTACTGTCAGAGATACTAGACAGACCAGTGAGATCTAGTATGGCAATTCCCATTTTCCCATCATAACTCGAATATAAACAAATGATCTCTGAGCATAAAATTATTAAGAACtcagtctgtaacttgaaaaacaagaaaatgagtagtcctgtggcaccttagagactaaaaatatatagtaatatgagctttcgtgagcaaaatcTACTTCTTCAGGGAGTGGACACTGTTGGGAGACACAGTAACGAGAGACATCTTCAGGTTTTCTGCCAAGGGATTACAAGCCTTTAGGTAAGACCAGATGTGTGCAGATCTTTATTTTACAAATCCTTTATCTCTTATGCTATACTTCATTCTTATTGTTAAGATTTCAAAACTATTTGTTTAAAAAGGCTGTTTTGATCTTATGTGTTTACCTCTGATTATAAGCTCCAAAAGGGGAAACTGCATGTACTGAGTTCAAACACAGCTGATACAAAGGCTATTTTAGCCCAGGACCTGGTTTAAGAGTAGGATAATGCAGCATTCCACCCCAGAAAAGATAAAGGCATGAAACCTAACACCTGTGGAAGTACACCCAATGAAATGAGAGAAGGGATCAAAGGTGCAGCTGAGCTATGGACATGACAGATTAAAATAAAGGGTTGAGTATCATATCAATTAGAGATTTTGAAAAACAGAACTCTACCATGATAGCAAGTTTATTAAGCATTCCACCAGCCTTGCAAAAATTCTATTAAATATACATTATTTCTAATTTCAAGAAGATAAGATGACACTAAATGACAGAAGATGCACAAGGTTTGAAAACTAGTCTGTCTTATCAGCAGTGAGACTTTTTGGGTTTTCTAGCTGGCCAACTCAGTGAAATCAATAGAAAATAATTACATGCCCTGGTAACCAACTGTAGTAATCATGCTTTTTCTAAAGGGTTACTTACATTTTGATTTCATctgcattttaagaaagatgctTTTATGCAATAAGTACAACTCCTAAGGATGGAGGAGCTTTGGCACTGGTATATGTTATTTTGCCATGCCTAAACTttgcttttgcctcctcccttaAAAGTAAAGAGCACACACTGACCTGATTTGGAAATAAACAGGCAAATTCCACTTATTGTTAAAGCTGTGGTAGGCAGGATGCATTCTTAATCTTTTCACGCTGGCCTGCGATCCACACTGTCGTTCAAATTTCTGTATAAACTCCATGCTTATAGTGTATTTCTGTATGAAGAAAAC of Pelodiscus sinensis isolate JC-2024 chromosome 3, ASM4963464v1, whole genome shotgun sequence contains these proteins:
- the COG2 gene encoding conserved oligomeric Golgi complex subunit 2, whose amino-acid sequence is MEARGMSLPRGPERLCFDKDEFMKPDFDVDHFVSDCRKRVQLEELRDDLELYYKLLKTAMVELINKDYADFVNLSTNLVGMDKALNQLSVPLGQLREEVMSLKSCVSEGIRAVDERMSKQEDIRRKKMCVLRLIQVIQSVEKIEKILHSQSSKELSLLEAKSPLLTGQILERIATEFNQLQFHAVQSKGMPLLDKVRPRIAGITAMLQQSLEGLLLEGLQTSNVDIVRHCLRTYATIDKTRDAEALVGQVLVKPYVDEVIVEQYVQSHPNGLQAMYNKLLEFVPHHCRLLREVTRGAMSSEKANTVPGYDFLVNSVWPEVVRGLEEKLSSLFNPGNPDVFHEKYTISMEFIQKFERQCGSQASVKRLRMHPAYHSFNNKWNLPVYFQIRFREVGGALEAALSDSLEEAPAGSSYCLLATHVVWVSLLKCWSDQMFLPLLAHRLWKFTLQILARYSVFINELLLRPISNESTKDNKKAVAASSKEPSGNPSLSEDQGNGTSPETQCLPSISNTQLVYVAADLDRLQEQLPELLEIIRPKLEMIGFKNVSCISGALEDSRASLSASMPTLNNKVVQDLSESCFSYLKSALEVPRHYRRTNKEVPTKASPYVDSALKPFYRLQNEYKDILKQSRINQWLESALSESTQKYYETVSDVLSSVKKMEESLKRLKQARKTVIPNHISSNGGMSDDNKIRLQLALDVEYFGDQMQKMGLQTSNIKSFSALIELVRTAKDQTTMEQP